A genome region from Hevea brasiliensis isolate MT/VB/25A 57/8 chromosome 9, ASM3005281v1, whole genome shotgun sequence includes the following:
- the LOC110654791 gene encoding uncharacterized protein LOC110654791 isoform X2 — protein sequence MGSISTITFSRQKPFLIENRPVMLKDYLRDDLSSCSSNGFKSFPRRQCCTTVRFLLEIDLNTKPNPKHTRQQFFKRSRSSKAASTTISALQKASEAVIKAVKLLPIPSSFIKSSSPFVHNRSRKGGLLLPRSLSRKLFKKSFWRKADHREREGSEIRRWRTFREFLEEVDKPSDHNTNQNSTSLVTTALTNGRLSTSSGSNSESWTDSESTAQSGNSESYSNQNAAARGQKDLPSKKKVSEVEGVTVGEDSIAFSVEKNTKEWPNEENKEQFSPVSVLDCPFQDEEDISPPFQRSLVRMEGAKLRFRANIIRFEKLAQLDPLNLEKQMELAGLEDETLKSPIKARSSSFHNNMFSDIKEDKSAYELLKLVKATIPSNHRLISEADSILLDFFREKIMENKASVSMVEGQNKDLEKELEVAQDWINGHPQEMFLGWEVKDSRVVYLREMERKGNWRNFDEEKEEMILELEIEIFTSLMNEVILDLLR from the exons ATGGGTTCTATTTCTACTATCACTTTCTCTCGTCAAAAACCTTTTTTGATTGAGAACAGGCCAGTGATGCTCAAGGATTACCTCAGGGATGATCTCAGCTCCTGTTCTTCCAATGGCTTCAAATCTTTTCCCCGCCGACAATGCTGCACCACCGTCCGATTTCTACTCGAGATCGATCTCAATACCAAACCCAACCCCAAACATACACGTCAACAGTTTTTCAAAAGAAGCAGATCATCTAAAGCAGCTTCTACAACAATCTCTGCTCTTCAAAAGGCATCGGAGGCCGTTATTAAAGCTGTTAAGCTGCTTCCGATTCCTTCCTCCTTCATCAAGTCTTCATCTCCGTTCGTACACAACAGAAGTAGAAAAGGAGGACTTCTTCTGCCCCGAAGCCTTTCGCGGAAGCTATTCAAGAAAAGCTTCTGGAGGAAGGCTGATCACAGAGAAAGAGAAGGCAGCGAGATCAGACGGTGGAGAACTTTCCGTGAGTTCCTTGAGGAAGTAGATAAACCGTCAGATCACAACACAAATCAAAACTCCACCTCACTCGTTACAACCGCATTAACCAACGGCAGACTCTCAACGAGTTCAGGCAGTAACAGTGAGAGTTGGACTGATAGCGAATCTACTGCTCAGAGCGGTAATTCAGAGAGTTACAGCAACCAAAACGCCGCCGCAAGAGGCCAAAAAGATTTACCCAGCAAGAAGAAAGTCAGCGAGGTAGAAGGCGTAACGGTCGGTGAAGATTCCATCGCCTTCTCGGTGGAAAAAAACACAAAG GAGTGGCCCAATGAGGAGAACAAAGAGCAATTTAGTCCAGTGTCAGTGCTGGACTGTCCATTCCAAGATGAAGAAGATATTAGCCCTCCTTTCCAGCGTAGTCTTGTCCGGATGGAGG GAGCTAAACTGAGATTTAGGGCAAATATCATAAGGTTTGAGAAGCTTGCTCAGTTAGATCCACTCAACTTGGAAAAGCAAATGGAATTGGCAGGGTTAGAGGATGAAACCCTTAAATCTCCTATAAAAGCTCGTTCATCGTCCTTCCACAACAACATGTTCAGTGACATTAAAGAAGACAAAAGTGCTTACGAGCTTCTTAAGCTCGTCAAGGCAACAATACCATCGAATCATCGCCTGATATCAGAGGCAGACAGTATATTGCTAGACTTCTTCAGAGAGAAAATTATGGAAAACAAAGCAAGTGTTAGCATGGTAGAAGGACAAAATAAAGACTTGGAGAAAGAGTTAGAGGTAGCACAAGATTGGATAAATGGGCATCCACAAGAAATGTTTTTGGGGTGGGAGGTGAAGGATTCCAGGGTTGTCTACCTTAGAGAAATGGAGAGGAAAGGGAACTGGagaaattttgatgaagaaaaagaagagatgaTTTTAGAGTTGGAGATTGAGATCTTTACTTCTTTGATGAACGAAGTCATACTTGATCTCCTCAGGTAA
- the LOC110654793 gene encoding UDP-galactose/UDP-glucose transporter 4 yields MKGEDQSRSLFGISLSDRPKWQQFLICSSGFFFGYLVNGICEEYVYNRLQFSYGWYFTFVQGFVYLVLICFQGFTTKQMVNPWKTYVKLSAVLMGSHGLTKGSLAFLNYPAQIMFKSTKVLPVMVMGAFIPGLRRKYSFHEYISALLLVIGLILFTLADAQTSPNFSIIGVLMICGALVMDSLMGNLQEAIFTMNPDTKQIEVLFCSTVVGLPFLLPPMILTGELFKAWNSCSQHPYVYGVLVFEAMATFIGQVSVLSLIAIFGAAATAMITTARKAVTLLLSYMIFTKPLTDQHGTGLLLIGMGIILKILLDNNPPIRPGKSHLKEETSLVDNGEGEGDEENRPLV; encoded by the exons ATGAAGGGTGAGGATCAATCGAGGTCTCTGTTCGGAATTTCTCTATCTGATCGACCTAAATGGCAGCAATTCCTTATTTGTTCTTCTGGGTTCTTCTTTGGTTATCTCGTTAATGGCATTTGCGAG GAATATGTGTATAATCGGCTTCAGTTCAG CTATGGCTGGTATTTCACTTTTGTGCAAGGATTTGTGTACCTGGTACTAATATGCTTTCAGGGTTTCACCACTAAGCAAATGGTGAACCCATGGAAAACGTATGTGAAACTCTCTGCCGTTCTTATGGGTTCTCATGGATTGACCAAGGGTTCCTTGGCCTTCCTTAACTATCCAGCCCAAATCATGTTCAAATCAACCAAG GTGCTTCCTGTCATGGTAATGGGTGCCTTTATTCCGGGCTTGAGGAGGAAATATTCATTTCATGAATACATCTCTGCTCTGCTTCTAGTTATTGGTCTGATCCTTTTCACCTTAGCAGATGCCCAAACTTCTCCAAATTTTAGCATAATTGGCGTTCTAATGATCTGTGGTGCTTTAGTTATGGATTCTTTAATGGGGAACTTGCAAGAAGCAATTTTTACGATGAATCCTGACACAAAACAG ATTGAGGTGCTATTCTGCTCAACAGTAGTAGGATTGCCTTTCTTGCTTCCACCAATGATATTGACAGGAGAGCTGTTTAAGGCTTGGAATTCTTGTTCCCAA CATCCTTATGTGTATGGAGTGCTAGTATTTGAAGCAATGGCCACATTCATTGGGCAAGTGTCTGTTTTATCCCTTATTGCTATTTTTGGGGCTGCTGCCACTGCCATG ATAACAACAGCTAGAAAGGCAGTCACCTTATTACTGTCATACATGATATTTACTAAGCCATTAACAGACCAGCATGGGACAGGGCTACTGCTCATAGGCATGGGAATAATACTGAAGATATTGCTAGATAACAATCCTCCCATTAGGCCGGGGAAGTCTCATTTGAAAGAAGAGACGAGTCTTGTTGATAACGGAGAGGGTGAAGGAGATGAAGAGAATAGGCCCTTAGTGTGA
- the LOC110654791 gene encoding uncharacterized protein LOC110654791 isoform X1: protein MGSISTITFSRQKPFLIENRPVMLKDYLRDDLSSCSSNGFKSFPRRQCCTTVRFLLEIDLNTKPNPKHTRQQFFKRSRSSKAASTTISALQKASEAVIKAVKLLPIPSSFIKSSSPFVHNRSRKGGLLLPRSLSRKLFKKSFWRKADHREREGSEIRRWRTFREFLEEVDKPSDHNTNQNSTSLVTTALTNGRLSTSSGSNSESWTDSESTAQSGNSESYSNQNAAARGQKDLPSKKKVSEVEGVTVGEDSIAFSVEKNTKQEWPNEENKEQFSPVSVLDCPFQDEEDISPPFQRSLVRMEGAKLRFRANIIRFEKLAQLDPLNLEKQMELAGLEDETLKSPIKARSSSFHNNMFSDIKEDKSAYELLKLVKATIPSNHRLISEADSILLDFFREKIMENKASVSMVEGQNKDLEKELEVAQDWINGHPQEMFLGWEVKDSRVVYLREMERKGNWRNFDEEKEEMILELEIEIFTSLMNEVILDLLR from the exons ATGGGTTCTATTTCTACTATCACTTTCTCTCGTCAAAAACCTTTTTTGATTGAGAACAGGCCAGTGATGCTCAAGGATTACCTCAGGGATGATCTCAGCTCCTGTTCTTCCAATGGCTTCAAATCTTTTCCCCGCCGACAATGCTGCACCACCGTCCGATTTCTACTCGAGATCGATCTCAATACCAAACCCAACCCCAAACATACACGTCAACAGTTTTTCAAAAGAAGCAGATCATCTAAAGCAGCTTCTACAACAATCTCTGCTCTTCAAAAGGCATCGGAGGCCGTTATTAAAGCTGTTAAGCTGCTTCCGATTCCTTCCTCCTTCATCAAGTCTTCATCTCCGTTCGTACACAACAGAAGTAGAAAAGGAGGACTTCTTCTGCCCCGAAGCCTTTCGCGGAAGCTATTCAAGAAAAGCTTCTGGAGGAAGGCTGATCACAGAGAAAGAGAAGGCAGCGAGATCAGACGGTGGAGAACTTTCCGTGAGTTCCTTGAGGAAGTAGATAAACCGTCAGATCACAACACAAATCAAAACTCCACCTCACTCGTTACAACCGCATTAACCAACGGCAGACTCTCAACGAGTTCAGGCAGTAACAGTGAGAGTTGGACTGATAGCGAATCTACTGCTCAGAGCGGTAATTCAGAGAGTTACAGCAACCAAAACGCCGCCGCAAGAGGCCAAAAAGATTTACCCAGCAAGAAGAAAGTCAGCGAGGTAGAAGGCGTAACGGTCGGTGAAGATTCCATCGCCTTCTCGGTGGAAAAAAACACAAAG CAGGAGTGGCCCAATGAGGAGAACAAAGAGCAATTTAGTCCAGTGTCAGTGCTGGACTGTCCATTCCAAGATGAAGAAGATATTAGCCCTCCTTTCCAGCGTAGTCTTGTCCGGATGGAGG GAGCTAAACTGAGATTTAGGGCAAATATCATAAGGTTTGAGAAGCTTGCTCAGTTAGATCCACTCAACTTGGAAAAGCAAATGGAATTGGCAGGGTTAGAGGATGAAACCCTTAAATCTCCTATAAAAGCTCGTTCATCGTCCTTCCACAACAACATGTTCAGTGACATTAAAGAAGACAAAAGTGCTTACGAGCTTCTTAAGCTCGTCAAGGCAACAATACCATCGAATCATCGCCTGATATCAGAGGCAGACAGTATATTGCTAGACTTCTTCAGAGAGAAAATTATGGAAAACAAAGCAAGTGTTAGCATGGTAGAAGGACAAAATAAAGACTTGGAGAAAGAGTTAGAGGTAGCACAAGATTGGATAAATGGGCATCCACAAGAAATGTTTTTGGGGTGGGAGGTGAAGGATTCCAGGGTTGTCTACCTTAGAGAAATGGAGAGGAAAGGGAACTGGagaaattttgatgaagaaaaagaagagatgaTTTTAGAGTTGGAGATTGAGATCTTTACTTCTTTGATGAACGAAGTCATACTTGATCTCCTCAGGTAA